The bacterium genome includes a region encoding these proteins:
- a CDS encoding phosphatidylserine decarboxylase family protein — MTMPRVARIGVAFAAGPAAVSVLLLLSGLVVPGAVAGVVALAVLLFFRDPERIATVADGDLLSPADGRIVAVDTGEENRFLGAPALRISVFMSVFNVHVNRIPADGTVLSVRHVPGGFAMAHLDDVGVINERTEIHMEDEKGRQSLMVQVAGLVARRIICRLRAGDEVRRGERFGLICFGSRVDLYIPTEAIPNVKLGDRVTAGRTVLARLV, encoded by the coding sequence ATGACTATGCCCAGGGTCGCCCGGATAGGGGTCGCTTTCGCCGCGGGTCCCGCCGCCGTATCGGTGCTTCTGCTCTTGTCGGGACTTGTTGTCCCCGGAGCCGTGGCCGGTGTTGTGGCCCTTGCGGTGCTCCTTTTCTTTCGTGATCCCGAGCGGATCGCAACGGTCGCCGACGGGGACCTCCTGTCGCCCGCCGACGGCCGTATCGTGGCCGTGGACACCGGGGAGGAGAACAGGTTCCTGGGCGCCCCGGCGCTGAGGATCAGCGTTTTCATGAGTGTTTTCAACGTTCATGTCAACCGGATCCCCGCCGACGGCACGGTCCTTTCCGTCAGGCACGTTCCAGGCGGGTTCGCCATGGCCCACCTGGACGATGTCGGGGTCATCAACGAGAGGACCGAGATCCACATGGAGGACGAAAAGGGACGGCAGTCCCTCATGGTACAGGTGGCAGGTCTGGTGGCCAGGAGGATCATCTGCCGTCTGCGGGCGGGTGACGAGGTGAGGCGGGGCGAAAGGTTCGGCCTTATCTGCTTCGGTTCACGGGTGGACCTGTACATTCCGACCGAGGCGATCCCCAACGTGAAGCTGGGAGACAGGGTCACCGCGGGCAGAACCGTTCTCGCGAGACTGGTATGA
- the pssA gene encoding CDP-diacylglycerol--serine O-phosphatidyltransferase: MSMEKDRQARGRRAIYLLPNMITTMSLFSGFVSVISSLDGEYMRAALAIIIAGVFDALDGRIARLTRTSSLFGVQYDSLSDSFAFGAAPAVLMYTAVLQPLGRFGWLGAFLYMACGTLRLARFNVQAQRVGQKHFTGLPIPAAAGMVAITVLLVGTESLTTPVVEAVFIVGAYALGLLMVSTIPYPSLKQVVIPRRKAFQVLALIVLFLVIAANYPVYFMFGFGIFYVVLGPLLGPWIVRKLGSGDVEELETFTIEDEDILEDSGEEVVTRHGSKRK; the protein is encoded by the coding sequence ATGAGCATGGAAAAGGACCGACAGGCACGCGGCAGGAGGGCGATCTACCTCCTGCCCAACATGATCACCACCATGTCCCTTTTTTCCGGGTTCGTGTCGGTCATCTCCTCCCTGGACGGGGAGTACATGAGGGCGGCCCTGGCCATCATCATCGCCGGTGTGTTCGACGCTTTGGATGGACGCATCGCGAGGCTGACGCGGACCTCGTCCCTTTTCGGCGTCCAGTATGACAGCCTGTCCGACTCCTTCGCCTTCGGGGCGGCTCCGGCGGTGCTCATGTACACGGCGGTGCTCCAGCCCCTGGGACGTTTCGGATGGCTGGGGGCGTTCCTGTACATGGCTTGCGGTACACTGCGCCTGGCCCGTTTCAACGTCCAGGCCCAGAGGGTGGGGCAGAAGCACTTCACCGGGCTCCCTATCCCCGCGGCGGCAGGGATGGTCGCCATCACGGTCCTCCTCGTGGGAACCGAATCCCTCACGACCCCCGTCGTTGAGGCGGTATTTATTGTCGGGGCGTACGCGCTGGGGCTGCTCATGGTAAGCACGATCCCGTACCCCAGTCTCAAGCAGGTTGTGATCCCGCGCCGGAAGGCGTTCCAGGTCCTGGCCCTCATCGTGCTTTTCCTGGTCATCGCGGCCAACTACCCGGTGTACTTTATGTTCGGGTTCGGGATCTTCTACGTCGTTCTCGGCCCGCTGCTCGGGCCCTGGATCGTTCGGAAGCTCGGTTCGGGTGATGTCGAGGAACTGGAAACATTTACCATTGAGGATGAAGACATTCTCGAGGACTCTGGAGAGGAGGTGGTGACGCGCCATGGGTCTAAGCGAAAGTGA